One Agelaius phoeniceus isolate bAgePho1 chromosome 7, bAgePho1.hap1, whole genome shotgun sequence DNA segment encodes these proteins:
- the LOC143694440 gene encoding olfactory receptor 14C36-like, with translation MSNSSSIRHFLLLALADTRQLQLLHFCLLLGISLAALLGNGLIISAVACGHHLHTPMFFFLLNLALTDLGSICTTVPKAMHNSLWDTRNISYKGCAAQLFLFMFFISAELSLLTIMCYDRYVSICKPLHYGTLLGSRACAHMAAAAWASAFLNALVHTANTFSLPLCHGNALGQFFCEVPQIIKLSCSHSNLRELGLIVVSLCLSCGCFVFIVFSYVQIFRVVLRIPSEQGRHKAFSTCLPHLAVVSLFVTTGTFAYLKPPSMSSPSLDLALSVLYSVVPPALNPLIYSLRNQELKAAVWRLMT, from the coding sequence atgtccaacagcagctccatcaggcacttcctcctgctggcattggcagacacgcggcagctgcagctcctgcacttctgcctcttgctgggcatctccctggctgccctcctgggcaacggcctcatcatcagcgccgtagcctgcggccaccacctgcacacgcccatgttcttcttcctgctcaacctggccctcactgacctgggctccatctgcaccactgtccccaaagccatgcacaattccctctgggacaccaggaacatctcctacaaaggatgtgctgcacagctctttctctttatgttcttcatctcagcagagctttccctcctgaccatcatgtgctacgaccgctacgtgtccatctgcaaacccctgcactatgggaccctcctgggcagcagagcttgtgcccacatggcagcagctgcctgggccagtgcctttctcaatgctctcgtgcacacggccaatacattttccctgcccctgtgccatggcaatgccctgggccagttcttctgtgaagtCCCACAGATcatcaagctctcctgctcacactcaaacCTCAGGGAACTGGGACTCATTGTAGTTAGCCTTTGTTTATCAtgtggctgttttgtgttcattgttttctcctatgtgcagatcttcagggtcgtgctgaggatcccctctgagcagggacggcacaaagccttttccacctgcctccctcacctggctgttgTCTCCCTGTTTGTCACCACAGGCAcatttgcctacctgaagcccccctccatgtcctccccatccctggatctggccctgtcagttctatactcagtggtgcctccagccctgaaccctctcatctacagcctgaggaatcaggagctcaaggctgcagtgtggagactgatgacttga